Genomic segment of Juglans microcarpa x Juglans regia isolate MS1-56 chromosome 7S, Jm3101_v1.0, whole genome shotgun sequence:
agcTTTTTGTGTATCCATAGAAGggtctatatatacatattagaGACAAATTGGCgtacatatatttttagatttatttttttaattacattttaggTATTAACACcagtataatataaaaaattaatacatctatcgtctcaaacaaaaataacgGCCAGGATATCAGGAGTAGCATTTACGTAAGAGCGGATATGTTAGGTCCCACTGTTGATATCCATTAAGACCGGAACACGTATAACTGACAAACTGCCTAGGACACTGAAAACCAAATCACCCAATCCAAAGGTCAGCAAAACAAACGACACGTGTTGTCTCAACACAAAGCAGAGTTTTTCTGTCTTGCGTGGGGCCCAATCTTCTCCcaattctttctttcctttttgtggGGCCGAGAAACATAAAAGATCTTGGTGTTGcacagaaataaataaataaataaataatatatatacattaggcTTATTACCTTTTAATTtactattcttatttattttttaaaatattttttttaacattcttaattattaagaaaaaaatataaaaatttattaataatcacttctttaataatcaaataaaaaaattaaaaaaatttaaaaaaaaaatagtaaataaatggTAGCGTGTAGAATTTAATAAGCTTATCATTATCTAATATTTTagacataaaaagattttataaaataacgtaATTTAATGaagtatgttaaattataaattatttttattatacaacAAATCTAACatataaagtaaaattaaatcaatttataaatatttttttttatataattgtagcccttgtcaatttttttttttttttttttttttttttttttttttttatcaatgcaAAGTTTAAATGATAGgttaataaaacatttaaatatttttccgTGAGACTTGGTAAATACTCAAAATATGTGGAAATATGGTCTTaaacaaaaaagtgaaaatatgaGTTCCAAGGATTAGTTGGACAAAATCTTGcataaattaatgataaaattttctataaaaaaaagaaagaaattatgttTGCAACACTTTTAAGTGTAACATACATATATGCaaaattgagtatttttaaAGTGAGATGCAAtcaagtttatcattttttttttttatttttgtgactaataattcaaattttattattttaattaaagtaTTATAAGTAGTTAGACTCTAAAGTATTTAtattaaggaaattaaaaataaaataaaatatatattttttttttctcctacaACAACAAAATAGAAGACCTTATTTGCAGAAGGAAACTGCTCATCCCCTccgttttattttatctttctcGCTCTCTTCCTCTCACCTCCCCGGAGAGACCAGGTCCTCTCTCTCGTTGGCACattctttttttctcccttctgATTTCTACATACCCATATGTACGCTTGTATTATATTCAATATGTGCGTATGCGGGTGATGTTTATCTTTCCATTTTTGTTTGTGGGATTTGTGTAGGTGGGTATTTATTGAGTAAGATCTGATGTACTTTCCGGTGGATCTCGCCTCTACGCAAGATCATGATGGCCCTTGAAACTAAAGGTatgcatgtattttttattttttaaaattaattttggttGTTGATCTGACGGTTACTAGGTCGGTTCTGTAAAGTGTTATGGTGGTGTTTTTGATCggttttaattaattcttttacGATGTTGTTTGATTGTTTTATTTGGTTGTATGTTCTTTTGAATTTCATGAGGAAACACTAGTCTGTGTTTGATAAAAGGAATCTCTCACTCTCAGTGACgttgtttgaattttaattATCGAGGGGAATGTGGAAAATAGTTGTGATCTAGGTCTTGAGTTTTGAGTCCCTATGAGAGAATTCAAGTCAGTTTGGGTTTAAATGTACGAGTTAGCTGCTTAAGTATGAATGGCAGTGGACTCTGAGAAACATATTCAAGTGTTGAATTGAGATGTGGAAGCTATGGGATAACAAGTTTTTCTTTATTCGTTCTTTTTTAGAATGTGAGATTTGAGCTTAAGCCCTAACTCAATCGCAATAAATGAGGCATATGCGGTGACTTGGAAATTTTCAAGGTGGGTGTAATATTAAATAGTTCAAATAGTTGTGagtttctaaataaataatataattttaattaatgatcaAAGAAAAGATTAGATACCATAATCACACCTAGTAATAGGCATCATCCAACCAAGCCCATAGAGGGTGAAACAGCTTTCCATAATTTCCTAGCCACCTTGCAATGGAGTAGAAGATCCACACATTCTCAATTCCCactcttcttgcacatacaacacaaTTTATAACCATAACATGTCTCTTCCTTAGGTTGCCGTCAAGGGAGCCTTGATTTTCCAAATGGTCTTCTATGgaaaattaatattgttgtgGGGGACTAATCCCcattttttttgggggtggggGCAAGAGGTGAAATATCATTTGGTGAGTTGGGCTAAGATGCGTTCTCCAATCTTCAAGGGTGGATTGAGGTTTCGGAATATGCTAATGTTTAATCTTGCATTGTTGGGGAAATGAATCTGGCATTACTAGAATGACAGAGAGGCTTTATGGAAAGTGGTAGAAGATTACAATTATGGATGTCTCTGGGGTTGTTGGTGATCTAATGAGGTCCAAGGGCCTCATGGGGTGGGGCTATGGAAGAATATAAGGAAAAATTGGGgggattttataaaaacatcatATTTGAGGTGAAATATGGATCCAGAATCAAGTTTAGGCTCCATCTATGGTGTGGTGACAGGGCCCTCGAGGAAGTTTTCCCCAATGTTTATAGTGTTTCTTGTAACAAGGATGCTTCAGCAGCAATCAATTTGGAGATTCATATTGATTCCATTCAATGGAATATATGCTTCATTAGAGCAGCTCAAGATTGGGAGGTGGATGCGTTTAGTGgactttttaatttgttgaattttgCTAGATTGCAGAGAGAAGGCAGAAAAGATTCTCTGGGCCCCATCAAAAAAAGGAATGTTCAGTGTTCGTTCCTTCTGTAATACCTTCATTGTTCTTTATATTAATCCatttctacttataaaaaaaaaatttaatccatTTCAATGGGAGAATATTTGGAGGACAATGCTTCCCTTGAGAGCTGCATTCTTTGCTCAGATGTGCTCTTTAGGGGAGATTCTTACCATGGAAAATTTAAGGGAGAAACACATCAGGATGATCGATTGGTGTTGTGTGTAAGAGGAGTGGGGAGTTTGGTGATTATCTTCTAATTCATTGCTAGACTGCTAATGCAATGTGGAGTGACACTTTTAGTTGGATTGGTTTGGCTTGGGTCATACCTAGAGATTTGCTAaatctacatgattttcttttatctataTCTTCTTTTGGATAGGCGTCTTCTTTGTATACTTTATGTGTGCTTGTTTTGCACTTATTAATGAAGAATTATTacttgttaaaaagaaaaaagactgaTGTCTTATAGGAGCAGCTTGTAGTTTAggtttttttacctttttaaaTAAAGCACCGATTCACTGTTGGTGTGACTAAATACCTTAGATTGAATGACGAACTTGAAGCGTAAATGAGAGCGGGTTTTGGTGGCGATTCCTAGCTGGTGGCTGCAAAGCCCTGTAAAGTCTCTCTCCAAAATGGACTGAATGATGACCCTGAAGCATAAATGAAAGCCTGGTTTTTAGAGTGTTGCTTGGCATCCAAGATGGCCACACGATTATGCTTGCAAAGAAATGATGGTGtttctaaataaattttgatatttctcTTAATGGGGTTTTAATTGTAGTTTTCTGTGGATCCTAATCGTGGGTAGAATTTCCTTTCATAGCCATGACATTTGCTTGAACTAGATAACACATTGGTTATTTAGGCTTCGTGGTGCGATTTATGTATGTACATACAGCCATGATTGCCACACTAATAACATGCTCGCTGCTTCCCATTTTACTGCAGAAACTATGCAAAGGAACTGTGAGGCATCCTTAAAATGCCTCCAGAGCCCGGGAGTCCCTTACAAACTGCAGTGTAATGGGAATTCTGTAGATGGCTTTTCAGAGCTTAAAGATAAAATAAGCACTCACCATGGTGGGGATGTTGAACCAGACCGCCCATTGGGTTGCGAGTTTCCTGAGCCACCTAATGATTTTTACAACAAGCCAACCTACCAGCATGATTTTGGCAAATGGTCGACTTTCCATTTTGATTCTCCAAAGGTGCAGCGGTGCCACATTAACACTTTTGAGAGCCAGTTTTACCAATTCCCTGTGGAGAATCAGTTTCAATATGTTCCATTTAATAGGATTGCTCAAGGTCACCCCTATGATTTCCAATTTCAagattttcagtattttgtGGTCATAGATTTTGAGGCGACCTGCGATAAAGATAGAAATCCTCACCCACAAGAGATAATTGAGTTTCCATCTGTTATCGTGAGTGGTGTAACTGGCCAGCTGGAAGCATGTTTTCAGACATATGTGCGACCAACTTGCAATCAGCACTTGAGTGATTTCTGCAAGGGTCTAACTGGTATCCAGCAAATTCAGGTTTGTTCTGAACTCAGTTTACCTACAATTATAGAAAGGAAATATGGTACATGGATTGATCAGTTGCAGTTTACAGTAGATTATTTTAGTGGTACTCAAGAAGTGGGCTCCGCCATCTCCCCCAAATTGTGAtgctaatttatattttttcttagtaTAGTCAACTTTAGTTTGCTTTACACTTCATGAAGGAGATTTCTACTTCAGACTTGTATAGCTATCTTTGTTTGTCTCTAAGCTGTGGATTTTAGCATCTGAAAATATGACAGATGGTTAAGGTATGTTTGGTTATGGAAATGAGAATGTTTGAGAATTGTTGTATTATGTAttgtttattgggttttgggaatggatagagaaaattttgaataatttttttttttttttaaaataagttctGTATTGGGATTTGTGAAAGTCGATATAGATGGAGTTAAAAAGAtgattgaatataattttttaggaGTAGTTCTTGTATTGATATTTGTaaagttgttttgattttttttttttttttgtttaggcAACGATTggataaaaagttgaaagtgtatttttttagatttgaagatgtttggtttgagattttcaaatatattgattacttttgaaaaaaaatttggcaaccaaactaggcctaaaaaatgttgagtcTTGAAGGAAAAGATTTCCATGGGAAGTGATAAATTTTAAGATCCATGTCCTGTACAACGCCCGTCCATTTGCAGTTTTGGGACCTAGGGGAAAACATTATGGGACTGTATGCTGATCAGCCCTCCTGAGAAGCCTATGTTGGTGGTATCAGCATTAGGTTATGGCCTCTTCTCAATCATGGTTTTTCTTGATGAGTTgtaaatttaatctttttttatctGCACCTAAAAGAATAGTTGAAAAGGAGGAGACTCCACAATCAAAGCGTTCAGTTGAGACGTATAATACCTTAAGAACATCAAAGTTGTGCTTGTGTTTGTGTGCATTATTGAGTGCATATGCATGTATGGAATTTAGAGACACACTAGAAGGAATAGATCTAAACTGTGCTATGGACATAAATGcatagatctattttttttttttttttttttaatacaaaatctGAGTATAAACCAAGAATAccatcttactaaactcaattcaactAAGCCTCCCAACTGAATGGGGTCAGCTGTAAGtaaattagttttataatttgaattacataaaaaaatatgataggaAATGGCAATTTTTTGAACTTGGATCATAATTACTGAGAAAGTATCTGAATTGAAACTGATGGAATATGTGACTATATATGGAtgaacttacaaaaaaaaaaaaaaaaatatgtgactaTATATGGATGAGTTGGAGGCATGTATGAGAACCACACTGAATTTCTCGATCTATACAATGGTGTTATAACCATGATTATTAAtagttaatatttgtttttgtcttaAAAAACTTGACTGTTTAGATTTAATATTGTTCTGACCATATTGTTCGGTGCCAGGTGGACAGAGGTGTTACTTTAAGTGAGGCTCTCCTTAGGCATGACAAATGGCTTGAGAAGAAGGGGATTAAGAGCACTAATTTTGCTGTGGTGACATGGTCAAATTGGGATTGTAGGGTGATGCTGGAATCTGAGTGTCGATTTAAGAAGATTAGAAAGCCTCCTTATTTTAACCGGTAAAATAACACAGATAATGAAAAT
This window contains:
- the LOC121241195 gene encoding 3'-5' exoribonuclease 1-like, with protein sequence MMALETKETMQRNCEASLKCLQSPGVPYKLQCNGNSVDGFSELKDKISTHHGGDVEPDRPLGCEFPEPPNDFYNKPTYQHDFGKWSTFHFDSPKVQRCHINTFESQFYQFPVENQFQYVPFNRIAQGHPYDFQFQDFQYFVVIDFEATCDKDRNPHPQEIIEFPSVIVSGVTGQLEACFQTYVRPTCNQHLSDFCKGLTGIQQIQVDRGVTLSEALLRHDKWLEKKGIKSTNFAVVTWSNWDCRVMLESECRFKKIRKPPYFNRWINLKVPFHEVFGGVRCNLKEAVEMAGLVWQGRAHCGLDDAKNTARLLALLMRRGFKFSITNSLMWQTTDRSLMWKQSPEPLSSPPQPQKPKDIHIPVFPYHPYCFCGVKSSRGMVQKPGPKQGSIFFGCGNWTSTRGALCHYFEWVAT